The genome window TGCATCATCGCGCACATCGACCACGGCAAGTCCACGCTCGCTGACCGCATGCTCGGCATCACGGGCGTGCTCGGGGAACGCGACGCCAAGGCGCAGTACCTCGACCGGATGGACATCGAGCGCGAGCGCGGCATCACGATCAAGAGCCAGGCCGTGCGGATGCCGTGGACCGTCACGCCCGAGGCGGCGACGGAGGTCGGCGTCGAGGCCGGCACCTACATCCTCAACATGATCGACACCCCCGGACACGTCGACTTCACCTACGAGGTGTCCCGGTCCCTGCAGGCCTGCGAGGCCGCGATCCTCCTCGTCGACGCGGCCCAGGGCATCGAGGCGCAGACCCTCGCCAACCTCTACCTGGCCATGGGCGCGGACCTCCGGATCATCCCGGTGCTCAACAAGATCGACCTGCCGTCGGCGAACGTCGAGAAGTACGCGCTCGAGCTCGCCAACCTCGTCGGCTGTGAGCCGGAGGACGTGCTGCTCACGTCGGCCAAGACCGGTCTGGGCGTCGAGGCGCTGCTCAACCAGATCGTCGCGCAGGTGCCGGCTCCGGTCGGCGTCGCGGACGCTCCTGCCCGCGCCCTGATCTTCGACTCGGTCTACGACACCTACCGCGGCGTCGTCACCTACGTCCGTGTCGTCGACGGCAAGCTCACCCACCGCGACAAGATCAAGATGATGTCCAACGGCGTCGTCCACGAGATGCTCGAGATCGGCGTGATCAGCCCCGAGCCGATGAAGTGCGACTCGCTCGGCGTCGGCGAGACCGGCTACCTCATCACTGGCGTGAAGGACGTCCGCCAGTCCCGCGTCGGTGACACGGTCACGACGAACAGCCACCCCGCCACGGAGGCGCTCGGCGGCTACGAGCACCCCAACCCGATGGTGTACGCCGGCCTCTACCCGATCGACGGCGACGACTATCCAACGCTGCGTGAGTCGCTGGAGAAGCTCCAGCTCAACGACGCCGCGCTGACGTTCGAGCCGGAGACCTCGGGTGCTCTGGGCTTCGGGTTCCGCATCGGCTTCCTCGGCCTGCTGCACATGGAGATCACTCGCGAGCGGCTCGAGCGCGAGTTCAACCTCGACCTGATCTCCACCGCGCCCAACGTGGTCTACAACGTCGTCCTCGAGGACGGTCGCGAGATCGAGGTGACGAACCCGTCCGAGTATCCGGACGGCAAGATCGCCGAGGTCCGTGAGCCGATCGTGAAGGCGACGATCCTGTCGCCGTCGGACTACATCGGCACCATCATGGAGCTCTGCCAGCAGAAGCGCGGCACGCTGCTCGGCATGGACTACCTCTCCGAGGACCGTGTCGAGATGCGCTACATCCTGCCGATGGGCGAGATCGCGTTCGACTTCTTCGACCAGCTCAAGTCCAAGACCAAGGGCTACGCCTCACTGAACTACGAGTTCGACGGCGAGCAGGCCGCGGACCTGGTGAAGGTCGACATCCTGCTCCAGGGCGAGCCGGTCGACGCCTTCTCGGCGATCGTGCACCGCGACGCCGCCTACTCGTACGGCGTCATGCTGGCCGGCAAGCTCAAGGACCTCATCCCGCGTCAGCAGTTCGAGGTCCCGATCCAGGCCGCCATCGGCGCCCGCGTGATCGCCCGCGAGACCATCCGCGCGATCCGCAAGGACGTGCTCGCCAAGTGCTACGGCGGTGACATCACCCGTAAGCGCAAGCTGCTCGAGAAGCAGAAGGAGGGCAAGAAGCGGATGAAGATGGTCGGCCGCGTCGAGGTCCCCCAGGAGGCGTTCGTCGCCGCCCTCTCCACCACCCAGCCCGCCGAGAAGGGCGACAAGAAGAAGTAGCGTCGTCCCCGGGTTGCGAATTGCCGGGCGGTCAACGTCCCCGCTGGGGCAGGATCTGGCTATGGGCGAGCGGGTCGTGCGTGAGGAGGACGGGAGCCTTACGCACCTGGGACACGACGGTCAGTCCGAAGTGTCTTGGGGCTCCCTTTCTGCGTGGGCTGAGGCGTGGATCTGCGAGGCATCATCCGGCGAGCATGGTCCGGCAAGCGAGTTCTTCATGGATGCGCTCCTCGGGAGCGTGTCATGGCTTCTCGATGCAGTGACCGAGCTGGTCGGAGGCCTCGGCAGAGGAGCTCGTTGAGCGGGTCAGACACGCGACGGCCGGCGACAGCTGGGTGATCGACGGGAACTACCAGGGCAAGATCGGCAGGCTCGCGTGGGAACGTGCCGACGCGGTGGTCTGGCTGGACCTCCCGCGCTGGCAGGTGATGCGGCAGGTCGTGACCCGGACGCTCATCCGAGCGCTCGACCGCCGTGCGCTGTGGAACGGCAATCGTGAGAGTTGGGCCGGCTTCGCCCTGTGGCGAAGGGACGAGTCGGTGATCTGGTGGGCGTGGACGTCGTACCCGAGGGTGAAGCGGATGTACGAGACGGCCTTGGCGGACGCGAGCTTGACGCACCTCAAGTGGCACCGGCTGAGAGACCGAAAAGACCTCGAAAACTTTCTGGAAAAGTGGCTCTGACCTGCGGAACACCTTGTGCTTCGAACACCTGTTCGATAGGATGGAGACATGCCGCTCGCCCTCTCGGAACTCACCGCAGCCGACGTGCTGTCGCGCGCCGAATGGGCCGTCCAGGACCGACGCTCCGTGGCCGTGGAGGAGTTCGACCTCGCCCTGCGCTGGGCCGACCTGCACTCCATCGAGCCCGAGATCTCGGTACCGGGCGGGGACCGCATGATCACACTCGGTGGCGATGGGACGCCCCCGGTGCGGGACCTGTGCCTGGAGGAGCTCGCCGTCGCGCGGGGTGAGCATGTCTTCGCCACCCGGTCGCTGCTCGCTGACGTGTTGGACCTGCGGCACCGGCTCCCCGGACTCTGGCTGGCGACCAAACTCCTCCAGGTTGAACCTTGGGTGGCCCGGAAGATCGCGTCGATGAGCCGCAAACTCGGGGTCATCTCGGTCGCGTACCTCGACGTCGTGCTCGCCCAGGCCGTCGACCTCCCCAACGGGAAGCTGCTGCAGCTCGCCGAAGCCGAGATCATCAAAGCCGACCAAGCACTCCGCGTGGCAGAGCTCGAGGCCGCGAAGCAGACGAAGGGTGTCTGGCTCGCACGTCGTGACGACGAGGCCGGTGCCGGGCTGCGGGAGATCTTCGCCCGCCTCGAGGCCGCTGATGCGATCTGGTTCGACGCCACCTGCCAACGCGTCGCCGACATCCTCAAAGCCGACCCCGACCTCCGGAAGCAGCATCACCCCGAACTCGGCGAGAACCCGTCGATGGACGAACTCCGCGCCGCAGCCTTCGGGTGGCTCGCGCGCCCGTATGACCTGGCCGAGCTCCTCGGACTCCTCGACGAGCACGAGCAAGACACCGACGACGCAGACGAGGCTGAGGCCACGAAGCCTGCCCGCCGACACAAGGCTGTCCTCTTCCTCCACCTCCACCAGGCCGCGTTGGAAGGGGCAGGCGGTGTCGCCCGCAGCAGCGACCTCGGACCACTGCTCCTCCAGCAGGTCGCCCAGCTCCTCGGCCACTCCGACGTGATCGTGAAACCGGTCATCGACCTCAACACCGGCACCCACATCAGCGCCTACGAACACCCCGCCACGGTGAAGGAGCGGACCATGCTCCGC of Nocardioides sp. Kera G14 contains these proteins:
- the lepA gene encoding translation elongation factor 4; translation: MTAPLPGRTDPAIIRNFCIIAHIDHGKSTLADRMLGITGVLGERDAKAQYLDRMDIERERGITIKSQAVRMPWTVTPEAATEVGVEAGTYILNMIDTPGHVDFTYEVSRSLQACEAAILLVDAAQGIEAQTLANLYLAMGADLRIIPVLNKIDLPSANVEKYALELANLVGCEPEDVLLTSAKTGLGVEALLNQIVAQVPAPVGVADAPARALIFDSVYDTYRGVVTYVRVVDGKLTHRDKIKMMSNGVVHEMLEIGVISPEPMKCDSLGVGETGYLITGVKDVRQSRVGDTVTTNSHPATEALGGYEHPNPMVYAGLYPIDGDDYPTLRESLEKLQLNDAALTFEPETSGALGFGFRIGFLGLLHMEITRERLEREFNLDLISTAPNVVYNVVLEDGREIEVTNPSEYPDGKIAEVREPIVKATILSPSDYIGTIMELCQQKRGTLLGMDYLSEDRVEMRYILPMGEIAFDFFDQLKSKTKGYASLNYEFDGEQAADLVKVDILLQGEPVDAFSAIVHRDAAYSYGVMLAGKLKDLIPRQQFEVPIQAAIGARVIARETIRAIRKDVLAKCYGGDITRKRKLLEKQKEGKKRMKMVGRVEVPQEAFVAALSTTQPAEKGDKKK